Proteins encoded by one window of Acuticoccus sp. MNP-M23:
- a CDS encoding DNA repair exonuclease codes for MAFSFIHTGDLHLDSPLTRLVSMEDERAVEIARAGRRAFAELVDMAIERGVNAFLIAGDLWDGDWQDVGTGLFVQRQVARLADAGIGVFAILGNHDAASHITDRIRHFDKLTLFGTDRPSSVECGEAVIHGMSFARRETVDNLAVRYPPAWPGRINIGLLHTGLENPRGHARYAPCSLAELSAKGYHYWALGHIHARETLQENTATLGGTIAYCGVLQGRHVREPGVKGALHGTVEGERVHLAEIDLAHVEWFEETVDVTSEPVESAIRAALERVATGATAEIVPVRLVLTGASEHHFALLARQRALLDDARLAASGLANGRLLVERVRIATTPPAAEGTPHLPSHFDDFLARAAADPAVAKGAQDDILAILENAGSGEARAALLELLPEIAAFENFRDLSALTEAAAATVAGRLAGPDRS; via the coding sequence ATGGCGTTCAGCTTCATTCACACCGGCGACCTTCATCTGGACAGTCCGCTCACGCGGCTGGTGTCGATGGAGGACGAGCGCGCGGTCGAGATTGCCCGCGCCGGGCGCCGGGCATTCGCCGAGCTGGTGGACATGGCCATCGAGCGCGGGGTGAACGCCTTCCTCATTGCCGGCGACCTGTGGGACGGGGACTGGCAGGACGTCGGCACAGGGCTTTTCGTGCAGCGGCAGGTGGCGCGGCTTGCCGATGCCGGGATCGGGGTGTTCGCCATTCTCGGCAACCACGATGCCGCCAGTCACATCACCGACCGGATCCGCCACTTCGACAAGCTGACACTGTTCGGAACCGACCGCCCCTCATCCGTCGAATGCGGCGAGGCGGTGATCCACGGGATGAGCTTTGCCCGGCGCGAGACGGTGGACAACCTCGCCGTCCGCTATCCGCCCGCCTGGCCGGGGCGAATCAATATCGGCCTCCTGCATACGGGTCTTGAAAACCCGCGCGGCCATGCGCGCTACGCGCCATGCTCACTCGCCGAGCTTTCGGCCAAGGGCTACCATTACTGGGCGCTCGGCCACATCCATGCCCGCGAGACGCTGCAGGAAAACACCGCAACGCTGGGGGGCACGATCGCCTACTGCGGTGTCCTGCAGGGCCGTCATGTGCGCGAACCCGGCGTCAAGGGCGCGCTCCACGGCACGGTGGAGGGCGAGCGGGTCCACCTTGCCGAGATCGACCTTGCCCATGTGGAGTGGTTCGAGGAAACGGTCGACGTGACATCCGAGCCGGTCGAAAGCGCGATCCGGGCCGCATTGGAGCGTGTTGCGACCGGCGCGACGGCGGAGATCGTGCCGGTTCGCCTTGTCCTCACCGGCGCAAGCGAGCACCATTTTGCGCTTCTGGCCCGGCAGCGTGCGCTTCTGGACGACGCGCGCCTTGCCGCCAGCGGCCTTGCCAACGGCCGCCTTCTGGTGGAGCGGGTGCGCATCGCCACCACCCCGCCGGCGGCCGAAGGCACCCCCCACCTCCCAAGCCATTTTGACGATTTCCTGGCACGCGCCGCGGCCGATCCTGCTGTTGCGAAGGGCGCCCAGGACGACATTCTCGCCATCCTCGAAAATGCCGGCTCCGGGGAGGCGCGGGCTGCGCTTCTGGAACTGTTGCCCGAGATCGCGGCATTCGAGAATTTCCGCGACCTCTCGGCGCTGACCGAGGCGGCCGCCGCGACGGTGGCAGGCCGCCTTGCCGGACCGGACCGGTCATGA
- a CDS encoding AMP-binding protein produces MSDLFTPVERNAAFDPDRVAIRFGGEAVRYADFVARVHAVASGLAASGVAPGDRIAVLAHNHPDTLALLYAAARLGAILVPLNWRLAEAELLWAIAHARPSLLVHDEALAATAAALMPAGERRCMGKAGDLAAVRRPLAASGGADRPCLLVYTSGTTGRPKGALLPQSALLFNAIQSHHMHQMTAADHVLTVLPMFHVGGLNIQTTPALMAGATVTLHDRFDAGETLRAIAADRPTLSVFVPAVMKALLAHPAFEAADLSSLRAIATGSTIVPEPLCAAFEARNIPVLCIYGATETTPIAAYDRYGTPRTKGSTGRSGLLSDIVILDDQGTSQPTGTHGEIAVAGPILSAYFDDDAATTAAFAGRHFRTGDIGSIAADGTLTVHERKKNMIISGGENIYPAEVERVLSAHPSVSACAVVGKPDPHWQETPVAFVVGTGIDPDALVSHMAAQLARYKVPRDIRVVDSLPLTALGKVRHDILRGLAAEGSHQPLAPAKATG; encoded by the coding sequence TTGAGCGATCTCTTCACCCCCGTCGAGCGCAACGCAGCGTTCGATCCTGACCGGGTTGCGATCCGGTTCGGCGGGGAGGCGGTGCGCTACGCCGACTTCGTCGCCAGAGTTCATGCCGTGGCGTCGGGCCTTGCAGCATCCGGTGTGGCACCGGGCGACCGGATTGCGGTGCTCGCCCACAACCATCCCGACACGCTGGCGCTGCTGTATGCCGCGGCTCGGCTCGGCGCGATCCTCGTTCCTCTCAACTGGCGCCTTGCGGAGGCGGAGCTGCTCTGGGCCATCGCCCACGCGCGCCCGTCGCTGCTGGTGCATGACGAGGCGCTTGCTGCAACCGCCGCGGCACTGATGCCGGCAGGTGAGCGCAGGTGCATGGGCAAGGCGGGTGATCTTGCCGCTGTACGCCGGCCTCTGGCGGCTTCGGGCGGGGCAGACCGGCCGTGCCTTCTGGTCTACACCTCCGGCACCACCGGGCGGCCGAAAGGGGCGCTGCTGCCGCAGTCGGCGCTTCTCTTCAATGCCATCCAGTCCCACCACATGCATCAGATGACGGCGGCCGACCACGTCCTCACCGTCCTGCCGATGTTCCATGTCGGCGGCCTCAACATCCAGACCACACCCGCCCTGATGGCCGGCGCCACAGTGACCCTCCACGACAGGTTCGACGCCGGCGAAACGCTCCGCGCCATCGCGGCCGACCGGCCGACGCTGAGCGTCTTCGTGCCGGCCGTGATGAAGGCGCTTCTGGCGCACCCGGCGTTCGAGGCGGCGGACCTTTCGTCCCTGCGCGCCATCGCCACCGGCTCCACCATCGTGCCCGAGCCGCTGTGCGCAGCCTTCGAGGCCCGCAACATTCCAGTGCTGTGCATCTACGGCGCCACGGAAACGACACCCATTGCGGCCTACGACCGCTATGGCACACCCCGCACCAAAGGCAGCACGGGACGTTCCGGCCTCCTCAGCGACATTGTCATTCTCGACGATCAGGGCACGTCGCAGCCAACCGGCACCCACGGCGAGATTGCCGTGGCAGGCCCCATCCTGTCGGCCTATTTCGACGACGATGCGGCAACGACAGCGGCGTTTGCCGGCCGCCATTTCCGCACCGGCGACATTGGCAGCATCGCCGCCGACGGCACGCTCACCGTTCACGAGCGCAAGAAGAACATGATCATCTCGGGCGGCGAGAACATCTATCCTGCCGAGGTCGAGCGCGTGCTGTCCGCCCATCCATCCGTCAGCGCCTGCGCCGTGGTCGGCAAGCCGGACCCGCACTGGCAGGAGACCCCGGTGGCCTTCGTGGTCGGCACCGGCATCGATCCCGATGCGCTGGTGTCGCACATGGCGGCCCAGCTTGCGCGCTACAAGGTGCCGCGGGACATCCGCGTTGTGGACAGCTTGCCGCTGACGGCGCTCGGCAAGGTCCGGCACGACATTTTGCGGGGGCTAGCGGCGGAAGGTTCGCATCAGCCCCTTGCGCCCGCCAAAGCGACGGGATAA
- a CDS encoding acyl-CoA dehydrogenase family protein → MNIAQPPVADTVLDAPMFDPAAFRLTPFEAELAARARALGPTFAERAFVIDREARFPTENFDDMHRAGLLGICIPERFGGEGADYRAYSLTAAEIGRYCGATALTWNMHVCSTLWSGPLADDLDMDDEARATHEARRGVHYKRIVEDGAIYAQPFSEGGAAASGAVAFATEAEPVDGGWIVRGKKIFASLSGSADYYGVLCTETDGSGQKSRRNTLYLAIPANAEGVSVVGEWDPLGMRGTVSRTLIFEDVFVAEEAALMPRGVYFQAASNWPHMFMTLSPAYMGLAQAAYDFTVRYLRGEMPGTPPVKRRQYATKQIAVAEMKIKLEQAKTLWFQAISEAGPRPSKDQVMRAWAAQYTVMEFANDIARLAIRTCGGQSMLKRLPLERIYRDSRCGALMLPWTAELCLDRLGKAALYEPGEDDD, encoded by the coding sequence ATGAACATCGCGCAGCCACCCGTCGCGGACACGGTGCTGGATGCGCCGATGTTCGACCCTGCCGCCTTCCGCCTCACCCCCTTCGAGGCGGAACTGGCGGCAAGGGCTCGTGCGCTCGGTCCCACGTTTGCAGAGCGTGCCTTCGTCATTGATCGCGAGGCCCGCTTTCCGACCGAGAATTTCGACGACATGCACCGCGCCGGACTTCTCGGCATCTGCATTCCCGAGCGGTTTGGCGGGGAGGGGGCGGACTATCGCGCCTATTCGCTGACCGCCGCCGAAATCGGCCGTTATTGCGGCGCAACGGCGCTGACCTGGAACATGCACGTCTGCTCCACGCTGTGGTCCGGCCCGCTCGCCGATGATCTCGACATGGACGACGAGGCCCGCGCCACCCACGAGGCGCGCCGCGGCGTCCATTACAAGCGCATCGTCGAGGATGGTGCGATCTACGCGCAGCCCTTCTCCGAAGGCGGGGCGGCCGCGTCCGGCGCCGTGGCATTTGCCACCGAAGCGGAGCCGGTGGACGGCGGCTGGATCGTCCGCGGCAAGAAGATCTTCGCGTCGCTCTCCGGCAGCGCCGATTATTACGGTGTCCTGTGCACCGAAACCGACGGGTCAGGCCAGAAAAGCCGCCGCAACACGCTCTATCTCGCCATCCCGGCCAACGCCGAGGGCGTGTCCGTGGTGGGCGAGTGGGACCCGCTCGGCATGCGCGGCACAGTCTCCCGCACGCTCATCTTCGAGGATGTGTTCGTGGCGGAGGAGGCGGCGCTGATGCCGCGCGGTGTCTACTTTCAGGCCGCATCCAACTGGCCGCACATGTTCATGACGCTTTCGCCGGCCTACATGGGCCTTGCGCAGGCAGCCTACGACTTCACCGTGAGATATCTGCGCGGCGAGATGCCGGGGACCCCGCCGGTCAAGCGCCGCCAGTACGCCACCAAGCAGATTGCGGTGGCCGAGATGAAGATCAAGCTGGAGCAGGCAAAGACGCTGTGGTTCCAGGCCATCAGCGAGGCCGGGCCGCGCCCGTCCAAGGACCAGGTGATGCGCGCCTGGGCTGCCCAGTACACGGTGATGGAGTTTGCCAACGACATTGCGCGCCTTGCCATCCGCACATGTGGCGGCCAGTCGATGCTGAAGCGCCTGCCGCTGGAGCGGATCTACCGTGACAGCCGGTGCGGGGCGCTGATGCTGCCATGGACCGCGGAGCTGTGCCTCGACCGTCTGGGCAAGGCGGCCCTCTACGAGCCGGGCGAAGACGACGATTGA
- a CDS encoding glutathione S-transferase family protein: MRYTIVVGNKNYSSWSLRPWLVLDHFGFEYEEELVPLDTPETRATLLTYSPAAKVPILVDRSYAVWDSLAIIEYLAEVKPDAGIWPEDMQERGRARTLSAEMHSGFPGLRKACPMNLRKSFPYKERGGAQARKDVERFEGIVRDRMMRSGGPFLFGKWGAVDAMFTPLATRLRTYAWPLNDETGKYVDALLDNASFKKWRDEGVKESWVLAHDEVK, translated from the coding sequence ATGCGTTACACGATTGTCGTCGGCAACAAGAACTATTCCTCCTGGTCGCTGCGGCCGTGGCTGGTGCTTGACCACTTCGGTTTCGAGTACGAGGAAGAACTCGTCCCTCTCGATACGCCCGAGACCCGCGCAACTCTGCTGACCTATTCTCCGGCAGCCAAGGTCCCGATCCTGGTCGACCGTTCCTATGCCGTCTGGGACAGCCTTGCGATCATCGAATACCTGGCCGAGGTGAAGCCGGACGCGGGGATCTGGCCGGAGGACATGCAGGAGCGTGGCCGCGCGCGCACCCTGTCGGCTGAAATGCATTCCGGATTCCCGGGCCTGCGCAAGGCCTGCCCGATGAACCTGCGCAAATCCTTCCCCTACAAGGAGCGCGGCGGCGCCCAGGCCCGCAAGGACGTCGAGCGTTTCGAGGGGATCGTGCGGGACCGGATGATGCGCTCCGGCGGCCCGTTCCTGTTCGGCAAATGGGGTGCGGTGGATGCGATGTTCACGCCGCTCGCCACACGTCTTCGCACCTATGCCTGGCCCCTCAACGACGAGACCGGCAAGTACGTGGACGCACTTCTGGACAACGCCAGCTTCAAGAAGTGGCGTGACGAAGGGGTCAAGGAAAGCTGGGTTCTTGCCCACGACGAAGTGAAATAA
- a CDS encoding aldo/keto reductase, which translates to MNFKTANVTIPKLGIGTFELHDDVCIKAVSSGIDAGYRHVDTAERYENEEAVGAGIRAASIPRDQIFVTTKGWHDHLAADVLPATCEASLGRLGLDYVDLYLIHWPGETTPLSESVPALCEVQKRGLARAVGISNFPPALMREAASLAEVPLAVNQVEYHPFLDQSDILKTAESLNMGVTAYSPLGRGKVMDDPVLKEIAAAHGTNPAIISLAWLLQQERVLAIPKSQSPERLAANLGAQEIELSAEDVRRIDALGSKAGRLIDPAFAPDWDLV; encoded by the coding sequence TTGAACTTCAAGACCGCGAACGTGACGATCCCCAAGCTCGGGATCGGCACGTTCGAACTCCATGACGACGTGTGCATCAAGGCCGTCTCGTCCGGGATCGATGCCGGTTACCGCCACGTCGACACCGCCGAGCGGTACGAGAACGAAGAAGCGGTGGGCGCCGGCATTCGCGCCGCCAGCATCCCGCGCGACCAGATCTTCGTCACCACCAAGGGTTGGCACGACCACTTGGCAGCAGACGTTCTGCCCGCCACCTGCGAAGCATCGCTCGGCCGCCTCGGCCTCGACTATGTGGACCTTTACCTCATCCACTGGCCGGGAGAGACGACCCCGCTTTCCGAATCGGTGCCTGCGCTTTGCGAAGTCCAGAAGCGCGGCCTTGCCCGTGCGGTCGGCATTTCCAATTTTCCACCGGCACTGATGCGTGAGGCCGCCAGCCTCGCCGAAGTGCCCCTTGCGGTGAACCAGGTGGAATATCACCCCTTCCTCGACCAGTCGGACATTCTGAAGACCGCCGAAAGCCTGAACATGGGCGTCACCGCCTACAGCCCGCTCGGCCGCGGCAAGGTGATGGACGATCCGGTGCTGAAGGAGATTGCGGCGGCGCACGGCACCAACCCGGCGATCATTTCGCTGGCGTGGCTCCTCCAGCAGGAGCGCGTGCTGGCGATCCCCAAGAGCCAGTCTCCGGAGCGTCTTGCAGCCAACCTCGGCGCGCAGGAGATCGAACTTTCCGCTGAGGACGTGCGCCGGATCGACGCGCTGGGCTCCAAGGCCGGCCGCCTGATCGACCCCGCCTTTGCGCCCGACTGGGATCTCGTCTGA
- a CDS encoding ATP-dependent Clp protease proteolytic subunit, whose product MPLIPRFDDEDDDDEKVKAQQSIPVDKHLFEARQVMIVGPITMDLARDVCQRLLALAHVSSDPITLIVSSPGGHVESGDMIHDTIGLIKPDVNILGMGWVASAGALIYISVPKERRYCTPNTRFLLHQPSGGAGGVASDIEIQAREIIKMRERLNHLFANATGQPLERIETDTDRDYWMGADEAIDYGLVGKIVSRVEDLG is encoded by the coding sequence ATGCCGCTAATCCCCCGTTTCGACGACGAAGATGACGACGACGAGAAGGTCAAGGCACAGCAGTCGATCCCGGTCGACAAGCACCTCTTCGAGGCGCGCCAGGTGATGATCGTCGGCCCGATCACGATGGACCTTGCACGGGACGTGTGTCAGCGCCTTCTGGCGCTCGCTCACGTGTCGAGTGACCCGATCACGCTGATTGTTTCCTCACCCGGCGGACACGTTGAGTCCGGCGACATGATCCATGACACGATCGGCCTCATCAAGCCGGACGTGAACATTCTTGGCATGGGGTGGGTCGCCTCCGCCGGTGCACTGATCTACATCTCCGTTCCCAAGGAACGGCGTTACTGCACACCCAACACGCGCTTCCTGCTGCACCAACCCTCCGGTGGCGCAGGCGGCGTGGCGTCCGACATCGAGATCCAGGCACGCGAGATCATCAAGATGCGCGAACGGCTGAACCACCTGTTCGCCAATGCGACAGGCCAGCCGCTGGAGCGCATCGAGACCGATACCGACCGTGATTATTGGATGGGTGCGGACGAGGCGATCGATTACGGGCTCGTCGGCAAGATCGTGAGCCGGGTCGAAGACCTCGGCTAG
- a CDS encoding septation protein IspZ — protein sequence MTTVEQKPKTAWEQINKRKLFERFAIEIGPALAFVIALQILGLNQATLFFIVATLGTALYSWFEKRHFPYIPFGMVVLAAVFGAATIAFDNAAWIEFRATLVNAGGAVALLVGLLMGKLVLKNSLQDGFRLTDGAWWVLTLRMIIFLSIMAAANEFMRLTFSTETWAIFKTVTPVFNLVFLALSWRTIRDNLSGEHGVQLTETPPVGPKTALHPAH from the coding sequence GTGACGACTGTGGAGCAAAAACCCAAGACCGCCTGGGAACAGATCAACAAGCGCAAGCTGTTCGAGCGCTTTGCGATCGAGATCGGCCCGGCGCTCGCCTTCGTCATTGCCCTGCAAATTCTGGGACTGAATCAGGCCACGTTGTTCTTCATTGTCGCAACCCTCGGCACAGCTCTCTACTCGTGGTTCGAGAAGCGGCATTTTCCGTACATTCCGTTCGGAATGGTGGTGCTTGCGGCGGTGTTCGGCGCGGCCACGATCGCGTTCGACAACGCGGCATGGATCGAGTTTCGTGCAACCCTCGTTAACGCTGGGGGCGCGGTCGCGCTGCTGGTCGGCCTGTTGATGGGCAAGCTCGTCTTGAAGAACTCGCTGCAGGACGGTTTCCGCCTCACCGATGGCGCCTGGTGGGTGCTGACGCTGCGGATGATCATCTTCTTGTCGATCATGGCCGCTGCCAACGAATTCATGCGCCTCACGTTCAGCACCGAAACCTGGGCAATCTTCAAGACCGTGACGCCGGTGTTCAACCTGGTGTTCCTGGCGCTGAGCTGGCGCACTATACGCGACAATCTGTCAGGCGAGCACGGCGTCCAGCTGACCGAAACGCCGCCGGTGGGGCCGAAAACCGCACTCCACCCAGCGCATTGA
- a CDS encoding antibiotic biosynthesis monooxygenase: MAYITMNRFKVKKGSEAEFEQVWLTRDSYLTEVPGFVEFQLLKGPEKDDHVLYASHSVWQNEAVFLDWTRSESFRKAHAGTGSTKSIYVGHPELETFTSLQRVAKD, from the coding sequence ATGGCGTACATCACCATGAACCGCTTCAAGGTGAAAAAGGGCAGCGAGGCAGAGTTCGAACAGGTCTGGCTGACCCGCGATTCGTATCTCACCGAGGTGCCGGGCTTCGTGGAATTCCAGCTTCTGAAGGGACCCGAGAAGGACGACCACGTCCTCTACGCCTCCCACTCGGTCTGGCAGAACGAGGCGGTGTTCCTCGACTGGACGCGCTCCGAGAGCTTCCGCAAGGCGCATGCCGGCACGGGAAGCACCAAATCGATCTATGTCGGCCACCCGGAGCTGGAGACGTTCACCTCACTCCAGCGTGTCGCAAAGGATTGA
- a CDS encoding CoA-acylating methylmalonate-semialdehyde dehydrogenase: MREVGHFIGGTIVAGTSGRQADVFRPATGEVQARVALASADEVRAAIANAAEAQPAWAATNPQRRARVMMRFVALLNENMEELAELLAAEHGKTVPDAKGDIQRGLEVAEFAVGIPHLMKGEFSEGAGPGIDIYSVRQPLGVVAGITPFNFPAMIPMWKFCPAIACGNAFVLKPSERDPGVPMRLAELMMEAGLPAGILNVVNGDKEAVDTLLTEPDVMAVGFVGSSDIAAYVYATGAAHGKRVQCFGGAKNHMIVMPDADMEQAANALIGAGYGSAGERCMAVSVAVPVGEKAAEALMARLVPKVEALRIGPSEDPDADFGPLVTRAAVNRVRSYVDKGVEEGAELVVDGRGFKMQGYEDGFYMGACLFDRVTPDMTIYREEIFGPVLSVVRAADYDEALRLPTEHEYGNGVSIYTRDGDTARDFVSKVVTGMVGVNVPIPVPLAYHTFGGWKRSGFGDLNQHGPDSIRFYTRTKTVTQRWPSGVKEGAEFSMPVME; the protein is encoded by the coding sequence ATGCGTGAGGTTGGCCATTTCATCGGCGGGACCATTGTGGCGGGAACCTCTGGACGGCAGGCGGACGTGTTTCGCCCGGCAACCGGCGAAGTTCAGGCCCGTGTGGCCCTTGCCAGCGCAGACGAGGTGCGCGCGGCCATCGCCAACGCAGCCGAGGCGCAGCCGGCCTGGGCTGCCACCAACCCCCAGCGGCGTGCCAGGGTGATGATGCGCTTCGTTGCGCTCCTGAACGAGAACATGGAGGAGCTGGCCGAGCTTCTGGCCGCAGAGCACGGCAAGACCGTGCCCGACGCGAAAGGCGACATTCAGCGCGGGCTCGAGGTCGCCGAGTTTGCGGTCGGCATTCCGCATCTGATGAAGGGCGAATTTTCCGAAGGGGCCGGGCCGGGGATCGACATCTACTCCGTCCGGCAGCCGCTGGGGGTCGTGGCGGGCATCACCCCGTTCAATTTTCCCGCGATGATCCCGATGTGGAAATTCTGCCCGGCGATCGCCTGCGGCAACGCCTTCGTTCTGAAGCCGTCCGAGCGGGACCCCGGCGTCCCCATGCGCCTTGCCGAGCTGATGATGGAAGCCGGGCTGCCCGCCGGCATCCTCAACGTGGTCAACGGTGACAAGGAGGCGGTGGACACGCTGCTGACCGAACCCGACGTGATGGCAGTGGGCTTCGTCGGCTCGTCCGACATTGCCGCCTACGTCTATGCCACCGGCGCTGCGCACGGAAAGCGCGTCCAGTGCTTCGGCGGCGCGAAGAACCATATGATCGTGATGCCGGATGCCGACATGGAGCAGGCGGCAAACGCCCTCATCGGCGCCGGTTACGGCTCGGCCGGCGAGCGCTGCATGGCCGTCTCCGTTGCGGTGCCGGTGGGCGAGAAGGCGGCGGAGGCGCTGATGGCGCGGCTCGTCCCCAAGGTCGAGGCGCTGCGGATCGGCCCGTCGGAAGACCCGGACGCGGACTTCGGCCCGCTCGTCACCCGCGCCGCGGTGAACCGGGTGCGCTCCTACGTGGACAAGGGCGTCGAGGAGGGGGCCGAGCTGGTGGTCGACGGCCGCGGCTTTAAGATGCAGGGCTACGAAGACGGCTTCTACATGGGGGCGTGCCTGTTCGACCGTGTCACGCCGGACATGACCATCTACCGCGAGGAGATCTTCGGCCCCGTCCTCTCGGTGGTGCGTGCGGCGGATTACGATGAGGCGCTGCGGCTGCCGACCGAGCACGAGTACGGCAACGGCGTCTCGATCTACACGCGCGACGGCGATACTGCGCGGGACTTCGTGTCGAAGGTCGTCACGGGAATGGTGGGGGTGAACGTGCCGATCCCGGTGCCGCTGGCCTACCACACGTTCGGCGGCTGGAAGCGCTCCGGCTTTGGCGATCTCAACCAGCACGGCCCTGATTCGATCCGCTTCTACACCCGCACGAAGACCGTCACCCAGCGCTGGCCGAGCGGCGTGAAGGAAGGCGCCGAATTCTCCATGCCGGTGATGGAATAG
- a CDS encoding AzlC family ABC transporter permease, with protein MQQHTPSRSAAAEARAGFLMILPLLGAVTPFALVFGTLAAQKGMTVADATLMSLTFFAGASQMAAVELLGTNVPMWTILLSVLAVNFRHLLYSASLTPIISGQPAWAKALVFLLLVDPQFALTEKRAEEGKPFSLAWYLGLGLPMYFIWVALTAAGAFAGRLIAHPEALGIDMLLPIYFVGLVMGFRKRARWGLVVLTSGAVSLLVYNAPQMGIEWLGAPWHVTIGGLAGVAAAAIWPPAGPHRSMLRVAEGEYVPAMGAEEPAHDR; from the coding sequence ATGCAGCAACATACCCCGTCCCGCAGCGCCGCAGCCGAAGCCAGGGCGGGGTTCCTCATGATCCTGCCGCTGCTGGGTGCGGTCACACCGTTTGCACTGGTGTTCGGCACGCTTGCCGCCCAGAAAGGCATGACCGTTGCCGACGCGACGCTCATGTCCCTCACATTCTTTGCCGGGGCGAGCCAGATGGCGGCGGTCGAGCTTCTCGGCACAAACGTGCCGATGTGGACCATCCTCCTGTCGGTCCTCGCCGTCAATTTCCGCCACCTCCTCTACTCCGCATCGCTGACGCCGATCATCAGCGGGCAGCCGGCCTGGGCAAAAGCGCTCGTGTTCCTGCTTCTGGTCGACCCGCAATTCGCGCTGACCGAGAAGCGCGCGGAGGAAGGCAAGCCATTCTCGCTTGCCTGGTATCTGGGGCTCGGGCTGCCGATGTATTTCATCTGGGTCGCGCTGACGGCGGCCGGTGCCTTTGCCGGGCGGCTGATTGCCCATCCCGAGGCTCTCGGCATCGACATGCTGCTGCCGATCTACTTCGTCGGCCTCGTCATGGGATTTCGCAAGCGCGCTCGCTGGGGGCTTGTGGTCCTCACCAGCGGCGCGGTGTCGCTTCTGGTCTACAACGCACCGCAGATGGGCATCGAGTGGCTGGGCGCCCCCTGGCACGTCACCATCGGCGGGCTGGCGGGCGTGGCCGCGGCCGCCATCTGGCCGCCAGCCGGGCCGCACCGCAGCATGCTGCGCGTTGCCGAGGGCGAATACGTGCCTGCCATGGGCGCAGAGGAGCCAGCCCATGACCGTTGA
- a CDS encoding AzlD domain-containing protein codes for MTVDLLPLILLGGLITYGARAGGYIFLSRFKSVPRRVEVGLDAVPAAVMTALAAPALISGTWREAVVIVFAALVSLRFGFAIVVFAPVFLLIALRAYT; via the coding sequence ATGACCGTTGATCTCCTGCCGCTCATCCTTCTTGGCGGCCTTATCACCTATGGCGCGCGCGCTGGCGGCTACATTTTCCTGTCGCGCTTCAAATCCGTTCCGCGGCGGGTGGAGGTGGGTCTCGATGCAGTGCCCGCGGCAGTGATGACCGCGCTTGCCGCCCCGGCCCTCATCTCGGGCACATGGCGCGAGGCTGTGGTGATTGTCTTTGCCGCGCTCGTCTCGTTGCGGTTCGGCTTTGCCATCGTGGTTTTTGCGCCGGTCTTCCTGTTGATTGCTCTTCGCGCCTATACCTGA